In Verrucomicrobiales bacterium, the DNA window ATCAGGGCCGCGATTATCGGCTCACTGACATCCATGGTGATGTCGTGAGCCGAATCCTGGTTTAACGGGCTGTTCTATGAATCTGAATTGGAAATCTACCACTCTTGGGTTGCTGCTGAGTTGGGCGGCGGTTTGGCCCGACACGTACCTCCGTGCTCAGGCTGCGTCCGGGTCCGCCGATACCAGCCGGAGTTCGATTGCGGTTGAAGCGCTTTCCCGCCTTGAAAACACCAATCTTGAGACCAATCCCAAGCTGAAAGAGGCGGTCTACCGTGTGTTGCAGCAGGTGCACGGAACTCCCGATTTCGTAAGGCTCGTGAAGAAGTTCAACCTTTCCGACCAGGAGGCCGGACTGTTGGAGGTCGCCCGGGTGTTGGGTGGCCAGGACGGAGGAGTGGAGGCGGTGCGCCTGCTCTTGCAGCAGGGACGAGCTCAGGCCCTGCAGGACCAGCTGCGTGGCACCAACGGGGCCGCTGGACTGATGCAGGCGTTGGGTAGCGTGGGGGATCATCGCGCGGTGGCCTTGCTGCAGCCTTGGATTGCGGATTCGGAACGGGATCCGACGCTTCGCCGACTGGCCGTGAAGGGCCTGGTGAAATACCAGGAGGGAGCGGCCTTGCTCCTGCGGGCCGCCTCGGAAGGGAAGCTCGCCGAAGATCTCCGGTTCACGGCGGGGTCCGAGCTGTCGGCCGTTCGCTGGCCCGAAGTCCGCGCCGCCGCTGCTAAGCTGTTTCCGGCGATGGAGACAGGTGGCGGGGAGAAGCTGCCTCCGTTGAACGAGCTTCTGAAGCGCCAGGGTGATGCGGAGAAAGGGAAAGCGCTGTTTTCCGGTAAAGCCACTTGTGCCACCTGCCATCAGGTGCAGGGACAAGGGATCAATTTTGGGCCTGACCTCACCCAGGTGGGAACCAAGCTCGGCAAGGATGCGCTCTACGAGTCGATCTTGGATCCCAGTGCCGGGATCTCCTTTGGGTATGAGTCTTGGCTGGTGATTCTGAAGTCGGGGGACGAGGTTTTTGGGCTGATCGCGAGCGAAACCGAGACGGATCTCTCCATCAAGGCCCCGGGGGGAGTGGTCAGCAGCTACAAGAAGGCTGAGATCGAGAAACGTGAACGGCAGAAACTGTCGGTGATGCCGGCCGGCTTGCAAGCCACCATGACGGTTCAAGAGTTCGTGGATCTGATCGAGTATCTCGCGTCGTTGAAGAAGGGTTAGCTCCTGCTTAAAGGGCCTTTACCTACTGCTATGAACAGCATGACCATTGCACCATTATTGGTTCTCGCCTTCGGACTCGGGCGCGACTGTCCAGCGGCCGAAATTGACGCAAGGTCCGAAGTCACGAAAACAGTCCGTAACGACGTCCCTACTAAACCTACGGCGGGGACATATCACGTCCGGGCTGGCGGGGCACACAACTATGTAGCCCTCACCAACGCACCCGCCTCCAATCGGGTTGCGATCTCCTTCGGATACCAGAGAGCTAGCGCCGACCCTGCGGTTTTCCGAATTGCCAACAGAGAGGCGCACAAGGTGTTGGTTTGGAACGTTCGGGTTCAGGTTAAATCGCGAGCTGGTGGAACGGACGGTCAAGGCTGGGATACTGTTTACGATGACTATCCTGTGGGGATAGCGCGTTATGAGACAGGTCAAAAGGGTGAACTCAGCGTCAGCCATCCAGGCACGACGCCGTGGAGAGTTTGTGTTCTCTACAGCATCGATTGGACGGATAGTGGGAAGACTTTTTCTGGCAATTACGAAGTCATTAGCCAGGAGCGGAAAGAATGAGTTCGCAAGAGAAGCCGCCCCGGGCTGTCGCAGGTGCTGGTCTCTCGGGCGTGGCTTCTGCTGTCGAATGAAGACCCTGACGATCAGGAAGGTGGGCGCGGTCACGCTGATCGGAGTGGTTGGGTTGTTCTTTGTCCTAGGTCTCGAAGATATCCACCAAGCCGAAGGCAATCTCCGCTTTTCCTACCGAGCTCCAAAAGGGCCGCCTGAGGTGCACGTGGTTTATCTTGCCTACGGAGACGGACATGGAATATCAACGATTGGGACCCGCAAACAAACAATATGGGACTCTGGCCGCTGGTATCTCTTTCGCGCATTCGGCATGACATTCAAGAGTGGCACTGTGTCCACCTTGGACGTTAGATTTCCCGACGGGGATTCTGGGTTAGGAATTTTTGTCTCCATGGAGGGGGCTCGGGAGTCTATCAATCCCAGCAACGATCTGTCGGTTGAGTTCATCGATGAAAGTGGCATCCACCACCCCATGCGTTTCTCGCAAGGGGTGAGCAGTCTCGATCAACGCACGCATCTCTCTGCTTGGGGGTTGCCCAGAGCAGTCTCACCTGGTCGGGAGTCCAAAATAGTTATCGTCCACTCCGGATCAGGCAAAATCCTGGCTGAAGTCAGTGAACTGAGAATGCGATAGAGATGCGCGTCATCTTTACCTCCGAAAATGGGGACTAAACAAGCTGTAGGTGATCCTCACTTCTTCGCATGAGTTTCTGAGGCCGAAGTCGCGAACCGGCAGGGTTCAAAGAGATTAGCCGGGGTGTGGAGCGCCGCGACACCCCCGGTCTTGTCGGCCCCCTATTCAACAGCACCCTGCAGGGCGTGCCACCAGTCGGCGAACGGCCTGACGAACTGCTTAGGTTCCTTCGGCCGGGTGACGCAAGTCTCGGAAGCCGGTGGCATCGCTGCGCGATGCTCCGTACCTTTAACAGTTCCGGGGGTGCGAGCACCCCCGGCTAAATCTCTTTGAACCCTGCGGGTTCGAGCCATGACGATAAAGTGAGAAACGCCGCCGTAGCCCAGCTTGTCTAGTACCCATTCTTGGGGGTAAAGAGGAGAGTGAGGAGCGTCGGGGTCAGCCACTGGAGCTTTGCAAAGCAGATGCCATGGCAAACTCCTTGGATATACGTTCCCCCACAAATTCCTTTCCATCCGAGCATTCCGGTTACAGTTCCAATGCTGGTTTCCCTTTCCCTCTCTTGTTTCGGATTAGTTGTTTTCGGCGTGAAGGAAAAGCGGTGGCATGCCACGCGCAGTCCATAGGGGAACGCGTCCCCTCGGTTCATAATCGTAATCGTAATCGATTTCCCCTTTCGGTCCCCTTGTAGCGTGGGCCGTGTCGGCCCATGGGGATCGCCTAATCCTGTCGCGTGGCAATCCAGTCCAGGATTTGCTCTCCCTCGTTGGTGGTTACCGTTTCCTTGCCCTTGATGGTATCCCCCACCAACTTGCCCTCAAACTTGGAGCTAAATTTTTCGCCATCGCGCTCCCGCTCGACTTCGAAGGAAACCTGACCTTCCTTGGTGTAGTGACCCTCCTTGACATCGACGCCCGCGCCTTTCCGAGCCGAAAGCTTTCCGTGGACCTTGTCGCCCTCCCGCCGAAGCTTGGCGCTGAACTCCAGCGTTCGCTCCCGCACCTCGTTGGTCCATTTCCAGGTGCCGTCGAGCGTGTCGGGTAGACGCTTGGCTTCCCAGGGATGGCTCACTGGCTTGCCCGCGGAGACGGATTCGATGGAGCCAATGATCTTGTCATCACGGAAGACACCGGAGTAGCGGGTTACAGCTCGCTGGTTGTTCAATACCCTTACCACCTCAAACGAGAGCAAATCTCCCTGGAGCCGTCCATTGGTGATGCTGGTCTCGGAGCCCGGTCGAAAGCGGGTGATCCCACTGACCGAATGTCCGTCATACCGTAGTCGGACTTGCGGAGAGAGGGTCGAGCCATCCGGCATGGTGAAGTGCCACCTCCACCGTCCGTTCAGTCGAGATTCGTGGCCATCCTCGGCATCGGCACGATTTTCCATGCCCAACGACAACAGGGCGCACAGAGTCACAATGACGAGCCCATGGAGATCGATCCGGGCGGTTCTGCGAGCGGGTTGGTTGGCGTGCTCGTGTTGCATAGCTCGTTCAGGGCTGGGCAGGAACTGAGAAGCGCAGGGAGATCTTCTCCTGATCCTTGTGGTTCCGTCCGCTGAAAATAACGTCAATCGAATCACCACGATCGGTGACATCGAGCAACCCATAGCAGCCTTCGTCCTTTTTAACCCGGTAGACTCCCTGGCTGTAAGGGCCACCTTTGATCGAGGAAGTCTGGTCCAGCGGACCGGCGCACATCACCGGTATCGGAACCCCGCCCCCGGTGGCATAATCAGCGTTTCTGCCGTCGTCCGCTGCTAGCATGTGGGAGTCGCCGTGGAGGATGCATACACCGCGGATCTTGTGCTCCTTGATAAAGTCGGCGATCTCGCGTCGCTCGGTGCTGAACACGCACCAATGATCTTCCTCGACCGAAGGCTTGGCTTTGTTCGTGCGGGAGGCGCTGTCGAACTGGCTGTGATGGAAATAGCCATAGTCGTCAGCCTTGATAAACGGGTAGTAGTTTGTGCCCTTCATCCCCAGCCACGGCACGGAACTCATCCAGCAGATCAGGGGATACTTCCCGTTGGCGTCGAGCAGTTGCTGTTTGAACCACGCCTTCTGAGCTGTGCCCATCATGGATTTGGCGGCGGTGTCGGGCTTCTTCACATCGTCTTTTTGGGAGCGGAGATCGGTGATGATGAACCGCGCGCGGCCGACACTGAAGGCCTGGTAGATGGGGAGTGAGGAATCACCTGCCGCCAAGGGGTAGTGGGGCACATACTCCTCGTAGGCGTGTCGCGCGGCGGGGTGGGACGAGGCCTTGCGGTTGCTGTTGTTTCCGCCGTAGTCGTGGTCGTCCCACATGTACACTAACGGCACGGCTCGATACAGCCTCGCTTGCGGGGGGGATGAAAGAACGATGTCGTACGCTTCGCGGAACAGGGCTCGGCTGTTGGAGCTGATGTTCAGGTAGTGGAAGTCCCCCATGTTCATATAGAACAGGGGGCGACTTTCCCGGATGCGATCGAAAACCTCGTTGACCGAGGCGGTCTTGGCACAGGACGCGAAGGCGATGCGAAAGGAGGAGGGGCCTCCGGGAAAGGTGCGAAACTGGCCTCGGCTGGCCCAATCGAATCGGCCATTGATCTCGAGACCGTAATGGTAGTCGGTGCCCGGCTCGAGCGAGGCGAGTTGAAACTCCACCAGGTTGTGTCCGAGCGCATCACTGGTTGCCGGTCCCTGAGCGATGGAAGGGGTGAAGAGGGGATTCTTGCTCAGGATCAGCCGCGCGCTGAGGCCGTTGTGAAGCAGTTTGGCTTTCACGACGGCGGAGGTGGGGGTGACGCCACCCGA includes these proteins:
- a CDS encoding c-type cytochrome — encoded protein: MNLNWKSTTLGLLLSWAAVWPDTYLRAQAASGSADTSRSSIAVEALSRLENTNLETNPKLKEAVYRVLQQVHGTPDFVRLVKKFNLSDQEAGLLEVARVLGGQDGGVEAVRLLLQQGRAQALQDQLRGTNGAAGLMQALGSVGDHRAVALLQPWIADSERDPTLRRLAVKGLVKYQEGAALLLRAASEGKLAEDLRFTAGSELSAVRWPEVRAAAAKLFPAMETGGGEKLPPLNELLKRQGDAEKGKALFSGKATCATCHQVQGQGINFGPDLTQVGTKLGKDALYESILDPSAGISFGYESWLVILKSGDEVFGLIASETETDLSIKAPGGVVSSYKKAEIEKRERQKLSVMPAGLQATMTVQEFVDLIEYLASLKKG